Sequence from the Pseudophaeobacter arcticus DSM 23566 genome:
CCCAGAATCCGACTCCTGAAACGGCATTCATGCCCGCCAAGATCCCCGATGGGATTGTCGTAGTAGACGGCAAGAATTACCGTACCAACGCCAAAGGGTCTCTAGTGCCCGTTGAGCTGGTCAAAGCGCAAGACGCGCTCCAGGACGAAACCGTCCGCAAGATGATTGGCCATGGGAAGGCCTTGAGCGAGCAGATTGCCCGGTTCAAAGCCCATACCTTCAACGATATCGGCGCGTTTGAGGCACTACTAGCCCAGCAATACGAGGCCAAAATCGGTGGCAAGAAAGGCAACAAAACCCTGTTCAGCTATGACGGGTTGTACAAGGTCCAGGTGCAGATCGCTGAGGCCTTTGACTTTGGTCCCGAATTGCAGATCGCCAAAGAGCTGGTTGACGAGTGCCTGAACGAATGGGCAGCAGATTCCGGCCCAGAGCTGCGCGCCATCGTCACCAAAGCGTTCAACACCGACAAAGAAGGCCAGATCAACCGCTCTGAAATCTTCATGCTGCTGAACCTGGACATCTCTGATGAGCGCTGGAAACGGGCGATGCAGGCAATCCGCGACGCCATGCGCGTGGTCGGCTCCAAAACCTATGTTCGGTTTTATGAGCGCCCCTCCCAGACCGCAGCCTGGGAAGCCATCACCATTGATCTTTCAAAGGCATAGGAGGCGGTCGTCATGGCAATGTCAGAAGACGAGATCCGCGAGGCAATGCGGAAGAGCTTCAGCGCTTACACCACCAAGATGCGGCGGGCCTCCCTAGTGCTGGGCAGCAACTTGTCAGTGCTCAAGGGTGAAGCAAATCTGGCAAAGCTCGAGGGCGGTGCCTTTGGGCGGATTGCCCGCGAGGAAATGAGCGCCGCAGATCAACGCATGACAGCGGATGCGGCGACCTTCCACCCAACCGTCCCCTTTATCAACGAGGTGTCCGGATGAGCCGCGCCCTGCAACGCAAGATCCACGTGGGCTGTAAGGAGCTAGGCCTGGACAGCGACGCCCGCAAAGCGCTGCAGCTTGTCGTCACCGGTAAGGCTTCCATGACGGACATGACAGAGGCCGATTTAAACGCAGTTTTAAAGCGCCTTAAACAGGACGGCTTCAAAGCCAGCGCCGGTGCGAAGAAACACGCCAAAGCCTCTCGTCCGGATCTGCGCCTGATTCATGTTCTTTGGCGCAAGCTTGGCGAGGCTGGTGAACTGCGCGATGCAAGCCGCGCCGGTCTGAACAAGTTCATCCGCGCCCGGTTTGAAAAGACCTGGCACAACGTGCCCGCTGATGTGGACATGATGCGAGACCACGCCGAGATCGACCAGGTCATTCAGGCCCTCAAAAGCTGGGGCAAGCGCGTCGATATCGACTTTGACTGGTCGGATCATCGCAGATGAGTGGTGAGTTTAAGCCATGTCTCCCCGGTGTTCTGGCCCTGATCGCTGATAACATCAGCGTTGAGCTCGCTGTGCGCCTTGCCAAGCAGCGTGGCGGGCGCGAAGTCTATATCGCCAAGAACCCTGCCCCCGGCAGCTCCATTTCTAAAATCGTCGGGCAAGCCAATGCACAAAAGCTCTACAAACTGCTGGGCAGCGGCAAGATGCTGGTGCCTGCCGGAAACATCAGCGGACAAACCGGACGCCGCCAGCGGATCGCCATGCTCCTGGACCAGGGCCTGAGCCATTCGCGTATTGCAGCCGAAGTGGACGTCCACGTCCGGACAGTGGAACGCGTATCCGCCGAGCTGCGCTCCCCTAGGGAACAGCGGCAATCCGATCTGTTCCTATAAATCCGGATCGGCCAATTGGTGGCAAACCGCAAAAACTCCCTCCACCTGGAACCTCATTGTTCATTTTTCTGGCTGGATTTTGCCCAATCCACCCTCTTTGCCCCCGCCAGCTGAAAATCGCAGGGAGCAAGTGTTCTGAGGATCGCCGTTAAATACCACTTAAACGGGGTACAGACGCGCTTGTGGAAATTTCCGACCCGGAGTAGCGTTCACGAGAAAACTGCGCTCAGCGGCCCGCAAATTGAGCCACGCAGATCTCCCCAAATTCCCAACTGATGCGTTTTGAGCGACCTCCCGACACGTGACAGGGAGTTATCGGCCGACCGATGTCGGCATCACAGTCACATGACAGATACACAAACAAAACCAAACCTCCTCACCTGTGACGAAATGATCGATCTCGGGATGAACGTACCAGAAATGCTGGAAGACCTGGAAGACCACCTTGGTCCGGAGGCCGTCTGGAAACTGACAAGCCTTTTTGGCGGTATTGAGGCCTACATCCCTCACCCGCATAAGAAGGCGCAATCACTTGCAGCCCAGCAACTTGGTGATCCAATCACTGATTGGATCTACAAAACCTATGGCGCAGGCCGGATCAACATCCCAATGGGGCCACAATCAAGCCGGGCAGTGAAAATGGCAGCGTTTCGGGTGGCCCTGCTCAGCGGCAAATCGCAACGGATCATCGCTCAGTCTCTCGGCTGCAGCATTCGCACCGTTGAGCGCGCCAAGCGCGAGCTGGTAGACGCTGGGTTTTTGTAAGGAGCTTGGGGTTTAGGTCTCTCTGTAGTCCTGAATCTCACCCGGTTGGTGGGCGTCAGAAGTTTGCAGGTCGTCCTGGCCCTCTCTGTATTAGTCACGGGCTCCGGCATCACTCAGAAGCATCTTGAAGAGCGCCTGCTGGGTCAGATTGAGGCCGCTGATAAATGCCCTTTGGCGGTCTTCCAAATTGCGTTTGCGCCTCGCGTCGGTTGCGCCATGCACGATCGCCGAGCGAACGTCATAGAACTGCTTGATTGCAGCTCGTATGTCGTCCTTATGTGTTTCATCGACACCCAGCAATTCAGCCATCCCATCTTGGAGTTTTTGGCTGATCCGACCGCCTTTAGGCCTAAACATCAATTCCAACGATTGCGAAATGTCCAGAATTTGATCGTTGGCACCAAAACGCCCCAAACGCGCCAGAGCTTCTGAGAGCCGATGAATGATTGGCGCAAGGCGTTCAAATTCCTCGTCTCTTCGTTTGATATAGGCTTGTTTGGCCAGATTGATCGAGCTGTTCTGAAGCTGTGGAGGGGCTCGAAAAGGGTCGTGCCGACGTCCGACTTGACGGATCGGTTGGGAACCACCTTGACTGTGAGCCAAGCCCAACAAGCTATGTGCGGATCGATGCACACACCCGTGCATCAACATGAAAGGTAAGATCGGCGTTTGGTTCGCAATGGACAGGATTTCCAGAAACGTGAGAGCGTCATCCTCAAATCTTGGCGGCCAACTGGGCCGCTCCTCCCGATAGTCAGTCTTCCTCCGAAACACCGGTCGCCAGTGGAACGGCCGCACCACAGCGCCAATCTGCCGCCAATCACGTCGATCCATCTCTTCTGGCACAAAATCCCGGATCCATTCGCGATCCAGATAATCAGAGAGGACGGCAGCAGGTTTGACGATTAAACCCTCCTGAATCTCAAATTCGTTGCGAATTTCGGGACCATGGAAGAGCAGTAGATCGTAGCCCAGACCGAGCCCGTTTGGAACATCGATTTCTAAGGTCGTCGAACTCAGGTCAAGGACCGATCCAAGTTCGTTCGCAGCTTTTTCAAACCCGCCGTCGCCATGGGCATGGGCGCGCTCCAGTAGACCGGCCACGATCTGTGTCAGCCAGGTGAGCGATGTCCCGTTCAAAATTTTGACGTGAAATTCGTCATTTCCGATACGCGTCCCAAGCGCCCTGGCGAGTGTTGGGTGTGACCTCAGGATACCTCTTACCGGGTCAAGCGCTTCGCGAAGCGGCTTGTAGTATTTCTTCTCAATAGATCGTGTTGCAGAGCGCGCGAGATCATAGAGATGGGCCAAATCATCCTTTGGAAAGGGCGTTTCATCTTTGCCGTTGAATGACAGGCGGGGCGGGTAAGAACTCGCCTTCCAATATGCTTCAAGAAATGGTTCTTGAACTTTGGCGAGATGGCCCAGTGATGGCGCCAGGCGGGCGCACCATGAATTCAATGAGTATGTCATCAGACCTATCTAACTGAAAATATAGGAGATGACATCGGCCCATAAGAGACATTCGTCTGGCCAGGCCGCTCCGCGATGCAGCTTCACCGAACCAGACTTTCGCCGCGTGTGCAAAATCCGACGGTGGACGAATTCCCGCTCTGCGGACAAAGCGCCATTTCGCTGCGGTTGCGCCAACGTCCGTAATGGACAGAGTATCCAACAAACTCACCATTTTAAGGAACGAAGCTTAGAAACGTTGGTCATCAGGTGGTGTCGGCCATCTTGTTCAGCCAGTTTCAGAAAATGTACAAGTTGACTTGAGCCTATGTTGCTTAGCGCATGTAGCGCCCCGATCCTTTGATATAATTGACCGGATTCCCATGCCAACACTGCCAATTTTTCAGTCTCTTGAGAACCAATAACAGACAGGGCATTGAGCGCGCGCCGACGAACATACTCATCGGAATCTTTGACAAAAGACAGTAGTAAAGGTTCAGCAACTTCAAGCTCAGCTACGCATCCTAGATATTCCGCAATCTGCCATTTCGCTTGGGTTTC
This genomic interval carries:
- a CDS encoding helix-turn-helix domain-containing protein, with translation MTDTQTKPNLLTCDEMIDLGMNVPEMLEDLEDHLGPEAVWKLTSLFGGIEAYIPHPHKKAQSLAAQQLGDPITDWIYKTYGAGRINIPMGPQSSRAVKMAAFRVALLSGKSQRIIAQSLGCSIRTVERAKRELVDAGFL
- a CDS encoding HEAT repeat domain-containing protein, translating into MEFQHEIKRFKDWASRSLHETAEWELQYPDWPRFEVSFFAFLNETDSTNWDRQTWDDVLYAVARDNECENFIDKISEDVPVLVSLAQKAVKSDETQAKWQIAEYLGCVAELEVAEPLLLSFVKDSDEYVRRRALNALSVIGSQETEKLAVLAWESGQLYQRIGALHALSNIGSSQLVHFLKLAEQDGRHHLMTNVSKLRSLKW
- a CDS encoding HEPN domain-containing protein: MTYSLNSWCARLAPSLGHLAKVQEPFLEAYWKASSYPPRLSFNGKDETPFPKDDLAHLYDLARSATRSIEKKYYKPLREALDPVRGILRSHPTLARALGTRIGNDEFHVKILNGTSLTWLTQIVAGLLERAHAHGDGGFEKAANELGSVLDLSSTTLEIDVPNGLGLGYDLLLFHGPEIRNEFEIQEGLIVKPAAVLSDYLDREWIRDFVPEEMDRRDWRQIGAVVRPFHWRPVFRRKTDYREERPSWPPRFEDDALTFLEILSIANQTPILPFMLMHGCVHRSAHSLLGLAHSQGGSQPIRQVGRRHDPFRAPPQLQNSSINLAKQAYIKRRDEEFERLAPIIHRLSEALARLGRFGANDQILDISQSLELMFRPKGGRISQKLQDGMAELLGVDETHKDDIRAAIKQFYDVRSAIVHGATDARRKRNLEDRQRAFISGLNLTQQALFKMLLSDAGARD
- a CDS encoding helix-turn-helix domain-containing protein, with translation MSGEFKPCLPGVLALIADNISVELAVRLAKQRGGREVYIAKNPAPGSSISKIVGQANAQKLYKLLGSGKMLVPAGNISGQTGRRQRIAMLLDQGLSHSRIAAEVDVHVRTVERVSAELRSPREQRQSDLFL
- a CDS encoding DUF3164 family protein, with amino-acid sequence MTNAQNPTPETAFMPAKIPDGIVVVDGKNYRTNAKGSLVPVELVKAQDALQDETVRKMIGHGKALSEQIARFKAHTFNDIGAFEALLAQQYEAKIGGKKGNKTLFSYDGLYKVQVQIAEAFDFGPELQIAKELVDECLNEWAADSGPELRAIVTKAFNTDKEGQINRSEIFMLLNLDISDERWKRAMQAIRDAMRVVGSKTYVRFYERPSQTAAWEAITIDLSKA
- a CDS encoding gp16 family protein, yielding MSRALQRKIHVGCKELGLDSDARKALQLVVTGKASMTDMTEADLNAVLKRLKQDGFKASAGAKKHAKASRPDLRLIHVLWRKLGEAGELRDASRAGLNKFIRARFEKTWHNVPADVDMMRDHAEIDQVIQALKSWGKRVDIDFDWSDHRR